The following are from one region of the Mycolicibacterium helvum genome:
- a CDS encoding shikimate kinase, whose amino-acid sequence MAPKAVLIGLPGSGKSTIGRRLAKAMGVAMLDTDAAIEEKTGRTIADIFANEGEKEFRRIEEEIIRDALESHDGVLSLGGGAVTTPGVRDALAGQTVIFLEISAAEGVRRTSGNTVRPLLAGPDHAEKYRMLMNQRVPLYRQVATIRVNTNRRNPGAVVRHIITRMENPQPSRRRRPPWRRSPSATENRSTPKPPDEPVESTPVTPATPAALAARRAGVRK is encoded by the coding sequence ATGGCGCCGAAGGCCGTGCTGATCGGGTTGCCCGGCTCTGGAAAGTCCACCATCGGGCGGCGGCTGGCCAAGGCGATGGGCGTGGCGATGCTGGATACCGACGCTGCCATCGAGGAGAAGACCGGCCGCACCATCGCCGATATCTTCGCCAACGAGGGCGAGAAGGAATTCCGCCGCATCGAAGAAGAGATCATCCGCGACGCGCTCGAGTCCCATGACGGTGTGCTGTCACTGGGTGGGGGTGCCGTCACCACACCCGGTGTGCGCGATGCGCTCGCCGGGCAGACAGTGATCTTCCTGGAGATCAGCGCGGCCGAAGGGGTTCGCCGCACCAGCGGCAACACCGTCCGCCCGCTGCTTGCCGGACCCGACCACGCCGAGAAGTACCGCATGCTGATGAACCAGCGGGTCCCGCTCTACCGGCAGGTCGCGACCATCCGGGTCAACACCAATCGCCGAAACCCCGGTGCCGTCGTGCGCCACATCATCACGCGCATGGAAAACCCGCAGCCGTCCCGTCGACGCAGACCGCCGTGGCGCCGTTCGCCGTCGGCAACCGAAAACCGTTCCACCCCAAAACCACCGGATGAGCCGGTGGAGTCCACCCCGGTCACGCCCGCCACCCCGGCGGCGCTGGCCGCACGCCGCGCCGGAGTTCGCAAATGA
- a CDS encoding prepilin peptidase — translation MRQLVFGVVLLWAAALTVCDIRHRRLPNALTLPGAVTAIAVAAGCGHGLSALAGALGLAALYLVVHLAIPAGLGAGDVKLALGVGGLTGAFGPDVWLLAALGAPVLTALLAVVIAVRDPTATVPHGPSMCIASLAAAALVVF, via the coding sequence ATGCGCCAGTTGGTGTTCGGGGTCGTGCTGCTGTGGGCGGCGGCGTTGACGGTGTGCGACATCCGCCACCGGCGATTGCCGAACGCGCTGACGCTGCCCGGGGCGGTCACGGCGATCGCCGTTGCGGCTGGCTGCGGGCACGGGTTATCCGCGCTGGCCGGTGCGCTCGGCCTGGCGGCGTTGTATCTGGTTGTGCACCTTGCGATCCCGGCCGGTCTGGGTGCCGGCGACGTCAAGCTCGCGCTCGGCGTTGGCGGCCTGACTGGCGCGTTCGGACCCGACGTCTGGCTGCTGGCGGCACTGGGCGCGCCGGTGCTGACGGCGCTGCTGGCCGTCGTCATCGCGGTACGGGATCCGACGGCGACGGTTCCGCACGGCCCGTCGATGTGTATAGCGAGCTTGGCCGCGGCGGCCCTGGTCGTGTTTTAG
- a CDS encoding DUF58 domain-containing protein, with protein sequence MGHHLNRAKRHFGRDTRGLLEGGRYALLHTRSMEFDDLRPYVPGDDVRDIDWKATARSGTVLIKRFVSEKHHKILLVADAGRNMTALAAGGEIKRDVAATILGAFGLITLGRSDEIGMVYGDARGCVSIRGGRGETHVEGLLDHFYRHATTSPGISGIENQLRYVATHYRRRMLVVVVSDEPDVDAGLSEVTRQLAARHDVLWAFVSDMPAVSGGVDGYDVATGALVPNRTRLGRRVEAAYRRAEQQRRVRLEAFLTDLEIPFTTIGRSDEIRPRLTAMAEVFARAG encoded by the coding sequence GTGGGTCACCATCTCAACCGGGCCAAACGGCACTTCGGCAGGGACACCCGAGGGCTTCTCGAAGGGGGCCGATACGCGCTGCTGCACACCCGCAGCATGGAATTCGACGACCTGCGGCCGTACGTGCCCGGCGATGACGTCCGCGATATCGATTGGAAGGCCACCGCGCGATCGGGCACCGTGCTGATCAAGCGGTTCGTGTCCGAAAAGCACCACAAGATCTTGCTGGTGGCCGACGCGGGCCGAAACATGACGGCGCTGGCGGCCGGCGGCGAGATCAAACGTGATGTGGCGGCAACGATCCTGGGCGCGTTCGGTCTGATCACCCTGGGCCGCTCGGACGAGATCGGGATGGTGTACGGCGACGCCCGGGGTTGTGTGAGCATCCGCGGCGGCCGCGGCGAAACTCACGTCGAGGGCCTGCTCGACCATTTCTACCGGCACGCCACGACCAGCCCGGGAATCAGTGGTATCGAGAATCAATTGCGTTATGTGGCAACACATTATCGCCGCCGAATGCTGGTGGTCGTGGTGTCCGACGAACCCGACGTGGATGCCGGTCTCAGCGAGGTCACCCGGCAGCTGGCCGCCCGCCACGATGTGCTGTGGGCTTTTGTGTCCGATATGCCCGCGGTCAGCGGCGGGGTTGACGGCTACGACGTGGCTACCGGGGCCCTGGTGCCCAACCGGACTCGGCTTGGCCGTCGGGTCGAGGCAGCCTACCGGCGCGCCGAACAACAACGGCGTGTGCGGCTGGAGGCGTTCCTGACCGACCTCGAAATCCCCTTCACCACGATCGGCCGCAGCGACGAGATCCGTCCCCGGCTCACCGCGATGGCGGAGGTCTTCGCCCGTGCCGGGTGA
- a CDS encoding VWA domain-containing protein — translation MNAQPVLPAALLLVLAAVIVGARAQTLPAILAHPGSHRRAALLRWMANTLAMLLLVLAAARPGLTTPTPPPPGRDAAAASQGANVNVFFVVDRSVDSRVEDYGGASRMSGIRTDMSAIIDTFPQARFAVVGFASAPVIDWPLSDDTWSLKAVIAGLSPYVSVPLDAAARVDAGAAANLLRYQLIQATRQYPGAQNLVFHLGEGAGGSTTPQGSFSVGDAVSGGAVFGYGTAAGGPVPGAYVDGAVTYLSDTRSGVPVTSSLNEAGLRRVADELGVPYLHRNPGQPVTGALPAVGPAGGAEEPTPAPDRVELYWLFALLAAILLLPDIYLAVREFRRDRTSRREMRQ, via the coding sequence ATGAACGCGCAACCCGTGTTGCCTGCCGCACTGCTGCTGGTGCTGGCCGCCGTCATCGTCGGTGCCCGTGCGCAGACGCTTCCTGCGATCCTCGCACACCCCGGCAGCCACCGGCGGGCCGCGCTGTTGCGTTGGATGGCAAACACATTGGCGATGCTGCTGCTGGTGCTCGCGGCCGCCCGCCCCGGTCTGACCACCCCCACACCGCCGCCACCCGGCCGCGACGCGGCCGCGGCGAGCCAGGGCGCGAACGTGAACGTGTTCTTCGTCGTCGATCGTTCGGTGGACTCCCGGGTCGAGGACTACGGCGGGGCATCGCGGATGTCGGGGATCCGCACCGACATGTCGGCGATCATCGATACCTTCCCTCAGGCGCGGTTCGCGGTGGTCGGCTTCGCCTCGGCACCGGTGATCGACTGGCCACTGTCCGACGACACCTGGAGCCTGAAGGCGGTCATCGCCGGGCTGTCGCCGTATGTCAGTGTGCCGCTTGATGCCGCCGCACGCGTGGACGCCGGCGCCGCCGCCAATTTGCTTCGCTACCAACTCATCCAGGCCACCCGGCAGTACCCGGGTGCGCAGAACCTGGTGTTCCACCTCGGCGAGGGTGCTGGCGGGTCGACGACACCCCAAGGCAGCTTCTCGGTCGGCGACGCGGTGTCGGGCGGGGCGGTCTTCGGCTACGGCACTGCGGCCGGCGGTCCGGTTCCCGGCGCGTATGTGGATGGCGCGGTGACGTATCTGTCTGACACCCGATCCGGCGTGCCGGTGACCTCGTCGCTCAATGAGGCGGGATTGCGCCGTGTCGCCGACGAACTCGGGGTGCCGTACCTGCACCGGAATCCCGGTCAGCCGGTGACCGGCGCCCTGCCCGCGGTGGGCCCGGCCGGCGGCGCCGAGGAACCCACCCCCGCACCCGACCGCGTCGAGCTGTACTGGCTGTTCGCGCTGCTGGCCGCGATACTGCTGTTGCCCGACATCTATCTGGCGGTGCGCGAATTCCGTCGCGACCGCACGTCGCGGCGGGAGATGCGGCAATGA
- the aroC gene encoding chorismate synthase produces the protein MLRWTTAGESHGRALVAVVEGMVAGVQVTSTDIAEQLARRRLGYGRGARMKFEQDQVTVLAGVRHGTTLGGPIAIEIGNTEWPKWETVMASDPVPADELDVARNAPLTRPRPGHADFAGMLKYGFDDARPVLERASARETAARVAAGTVARSFLRQALGVEVLSHVISIGGSAPYDGPPPAAGDLARIDESPVRASDKTAEADMIEQIEAAKRDGDTLGGVVEVVVHGLPIGLGSFTSGDNRLDSQLAAAVMGIQAIKGVEIGDGFETARRRGSQAHDEMYPGPDGVVRSTNRAGGLEGGMTNGLPLRVRAAMKPISTVPRALATVDMATGDEAVAIHQRSDVCAVPAAAVVVETMVALVLARAVLEKFGGDSLSETRRNIDGYLQAVAERMPSDSPVRVSG, from the coding sequence GTGTTGCGATGGACGACCGCCGGTGAATCCCACGGCCGCGCGCTGGTAGCCGTGGTCGAGGGCATGGTCGCCGGTGTGCAGGTCACGTCGACGGACATCGCCGAACAGCTGGCTCGCCGGCGCCTGGGTTATGGCCGCGGCGCCCGGATGAAATTCGAACAGGACCAGGTCACCGTGCTGGCCGGGGTTCGCCACGGCACCACCCTGGGCGGCCCGATCGCCATCGAGATCGGCAACACCGAGTGGCCCAAATGGGAAACCGTGATGGCGTCCGATCCCGTCCCGGCCGACGAGCTGGACGTGGCGCGCAATGCGCCGCTGACCCGGCCCCGGCCCGGCCACGCTGACTTCGCCGGCATGCTCAAGTACGGCTTCGACGACGCCCGCCCGGTGCTCGAGCGGGCCAGCGCCCGCGAGACCGCCGCGCGGGTCGCGGCCGGCACCGTCGCCCGGTCCTTCCTGCGCCAGGCGCTCGGCGTCGAGGTGCTTTCGCACGTCATCTCGATCGGCGGATCGGCGCCCTACGACGGACCTCCACCGGCCGCCGGTGATCTGGCCCGTATCGACGAGAGTCCGGTCCGAGCGTCAGACAAGACGGCCGAGGCCGACATGATCGAGCAGATCGAGGCGGCCAAACGCGACGGTGACACCCTGGGCGGCGTCGTCGAGGTCGTCGTCCACGGCCTGCCGATCGGCTTGGGCTCGTTCACCAGCGGTGACAACCGGCTGGACAGCCAGCTCGCCGCCGCGGTGATGGGCATCCAGGCCATCAAGGGCGTCGAGATCGGTGACGGCTTCGAGACCGCGCGCCGCCGCGGCAGCCAGGCCCACGACGAGATGTACCCCGGACCCGACGGCGTGGTCCGCTCCACTAACCGGGCCGGTGGCCTGGAGGGCGGCATGACCAACGGCCTTCCGCTGCGGGTGCGGGCGGCGATGAAGCCGATCTCCACGGTCCCGCGGGCGCTGGCCACCGTCGACATGGCGACCGGCGACGAGGCGGTGGCCATCCACCAGCGCTCCGATGTGTGCGCGGTGCCCGCCGCCGCCGTCGTCGTCGAGACCATGGTCGCGCTGGTGTTGGCCCGCGCGGTGCTGGAGAAGTTCGGCGGCGACTCGCTGTCGGAGACCCGGCGCAACATCGACGGGTACCTGCAGGCGGTGGCCGAGCGGATGCCGTCCGATTCGCCAGTGCGGGTGTCGGGGTAG
- a CDS encoding nuclear transport factor 2 family protein, with amino-acid sequence MKSPIANLDDFTALDPFFRIIERGLDGLVDPGHFFDLMAEDVLTEYVVTVPGYPRRIEGRHELAELYRPYGTAIRLDRCFDLAVYHDPAQNVAVLEYAVEGRTVHGNRRYANRFISVVTIENREIVRWRDYLDPVAVFDAVGWPES; translated from the coding sequence GTGAAATCCCCCATCGCGAACCTGGACGACTTCACCGCCCTCGACCCGTTCTTCCGGATCATCGAACGCGGGCTCGACGGACTGGTCGATCCGGGGCACTTCTTCGACCTGATGGCCGAGGACGTCCTCACCGAATACGTGGTCACGGTGCCGGGTTATCCTCGCCGGATCGAGGGCCGCCACGAACTGGCCGAGCTGTACCGGCCCTACGGGACCGCCATCCGGCTGGACCGCTGCTTCGATCTGGCCGTCTACCACGATCCCGCCCAGAACGTCGCGGTGCTGGAGTACGCCGTCGAAGGCCGCACGGTCCACGGAAACCGCCGCTACGCAAACCGGTTCATCTCTGTCGTCACGATCGAGAATCGGGAGATCGTGCGCTGGCGCGACTACCTCGACCCCGTCGCCGTGTTCGACGCAGTCGGTTGGCCCGAGAGCTAA
- a CDS encoding AAA family ATPase encodes MTTAQLGTDRGDLDRARHTVDAVSAAFSTTVVGQHNLRESLLIGLAAGGHVLIESVPGLAKTTAARVVAESIHGGFQRIQCTPDLLPSDIIGTQVYEATSNSFVTQLGPVHTNVVLLDEINRSSAKTQSAMLEAMEERQTTIAGTVYPIPEPFLVVATQNPVDQEGTYPLSEAQTDRFMLKDVVSYPSVTEEVEMLRRMDAGLYDKDRRGGAVIDLADIRVLQRVVRGVQMDPALMRYASELVAVSRDPQQYLQPKLARLVEYGASPRATIAFCRAARALAVLSGRGHVIPDDIAKLAHRILRHRLILGFEAAATGVTAETVIDAILHAVRVP; translated from the coding sequence ATGACCACGGCACAACTAGGCACCGACCGAGGCGACCTCGACCGGGCCCGACACACCGTGGATGCGGTGTCGGCCGCGTTCTCCACGACCGTCGTCGGCCAGCACAACCTGCGGGAATCGCTGCTCATCGGGCTGGCTGCCGGCGGCCACGTGCTGATCGAGAGCGTTCCCGGGCTGGCCAAAACCACCGCCGCGCGGGTGGTCGCCGAATCCATCCACGGCGGTTTCCAGCGCATCCAGTGCACACCCGACCTGCTGCCCAGCGACATCATCGGTACCCAGGTGTATGAAGCCACGAGCAATTCGTTTGTCACCCAGTTGGGTCCGGTGCACACCAATGTCGTGCTACTCGACGAGATCAACCGCTCCAGCGCGAAGACGCAGAGCGCCATGCTCGAGGCGATGGAGGAACGACAGACCACCATTGCCGGCACGGTCTACCCCATCCCGGAGCCGTTCCTGGTGGTCGCCACCCAGAACCCCGTCGACCAAGAAGGCACCTATCCACTGTCGGAGGCCCAGACCGACCGGTTCATGCTCAAGGATGTCGTGAGCTACCCCTCTGTGACGGAGGAAGTAGAGATGCTCCGCCGGATGGACGCCGGCCTGTACGACAAGGACCGGCGTGGCGGCGCGGTGATCGACCTCGCCGACATCCGCGTCCTCCAGCGGGTCGTGCGCGGGGTACAGATGGATCCGGCACTGATGCGTTACGCCAGTGAGCTCGTCGCGGTCAGCCGCGACCCGCAGCAGTATCTGCAGCCCAAGCTGGCCCGGCTCGTCGAGTACGGCGCCAGCCCGCGCGCGACGATCGCGTTCTGCCGGGCTGCCCGCGCGCTGGCGGTGCTGTCCGGGCGCGGGCACGTCATCCCGGACGACATCGCCAAACTCGCCCACCGGATCCTGCGGCACCGGTTGATCCTGGGTTTCGAAGCGGCCGCGACCGGAGTCACAGCGGAGACCGTCATCGACGCCATCCTGCACGCGGTACGAGTGCCCTGA
- a CDS encoding endolytic transglycosylase MltG produces the protein MPDDFEHDRSAPLAVGPPRSRMSRLDRVRARRNRNRRRMIGAAAAALLVVVVVVAVYLGAKLFSSSGGDFTGEGKDDVVIQVHDGDSTTQIAQTLRDQNVISNVKGFVDAAKDNAAIAAIQPGFYTVRTQMSASAAVQRLVDPHNRVGKLVIPEGRQLDDIAEVGSGKVTDGVFTLISKATCVPRNGEQKCVPAEDLRKAAEQAPPEQLNVPQWATQPVAALGKNHRRLEGLIAPGTWNVDPSASPQEILAKLVGQSADHYVGGGLLDTARAMNMSPYQILVVGSLVQREAKPHDFAKVARVIYNRLAVPQKLEFDSTVNYPLDRQEVATTDADRAQVTPWNTYAMEGLPATPICSPGQEALAAAERPEPGDWLYFVTVDTEGTTLFTRDYQQHLANIELAKRNGVLDSAR, from the coding sequence ATGCCTGACGACTTCGAGCACGACCGCTCGGCACCCCTGGCGGTGGGCCCGCCGCGAAGCCGGATGAGTCGCCTCGATCGGGTTCGCGCCCGGCGAAACCGTAACCGCCGCAGGATGATCGGGGCCGCCGCGGCGGCCCTGCTGGTCGTTGTGGTGGTGGTTGCGGTGTACCTGGGCGCCAAGTTGTTCAGCAGCTCCGGTGGCGATTTCACCGGGGAGGGCAAGGACGACGTCGTCATCCAGGTCCACGATGGGGACTCCACCACACAGATCGCGCAGACGTTGCGCGACCAGAACGTCATCTCAAACGTCAAGGGATTCGTGGACGCGGCCAAGGACAACGCGGCGATCGCGGCCATCCAGCCGGGGTTCTATACCGTCCGCACCCAGATGTCGGCGTCGGCCGCGGTGCAACGCCTGGTCGACCCGCACAACCGGGTGGGCAAGCTGGTGATCCCCGAGGGGCGTCAGCTCGACGATATCGCCGAGGTTGGTTCGGGCAAGGTGACCGACGGCGTCTTCACCCTGATCTCGAAGGCCACCTGTGTGCCACGCAACGGCGAGCAGAAATGCGTGCCAGCCGAGGATCTGCGCAAGGCGGCCGAGCAGGCGCCGCCGGAGCAGTTGAACGTCCCGCAATGGGCGACGCAGCCGGTGGCCGCATTGGGCAAGAACCATCGTCGACTGGAGGGGCTGATTGCCCCCGGTACCTGGAACGTCGACCCATCGGCGTCGCCGCAGGAGATCCTGGCCAAGCTGGTCGGCCAGAGCGCGGACCACTACGTGGGTGGTGGGCTGCTGGATACCGCTCGGGCCATGAACATGTCGCCCTATCAGATCCTGGTCGTCGGTTCGCTGGTGCAGCGCGAGGCCAAGCCGCACGACTTCGCGAAGGTTGCGCGGGTGATCTACAACCGGTTGGCTGTGCCGCAGAAGCTGGAATTCGATTCGACGGTCAACTACCCGCTGGATCGTCAGGAAGTCGCCACCACCGACGCCGACCGGGCTCAGGTGACGCCGTGGAACACCTACGCCATGGAGGGGTTGCCGGCCACACCGATCTGTTCGCCCGGCCAAGAGGCACTGGCTGCCGCCGAGCGGCCCGAGCCGGGGGACTGGCTGTACTTCGTGACCGTGGACACCGAGGGCACCACCCTGTTCACCCGCGACTATCAGCAGCACCTGGCCAATATCGAGCTGGCCAAGCGCAACGGCGTGCTGGATTCCGCCCGTTAG
- the aroB gene encoding 3-dehydroquinate synthase, whose amino-acid sequence MTDTTPVTIEVAVDPPYPVIVGTGLLGELGELLGGRHKVAILHQPVLNQTAEAIRAHLSDKGVDAHRIEIPDAEAGKDLAVVGFIWEVLGRIGIGRKDALLSLGGGAATDVAGFAAATWLRGVDIVHVPTTLLAMVDAAVGGKTGINTEAGKNLVGAFHQPAGVLVDLAMLETLPRNELVAGMAEIVKAGFIADPKILDLIEADPQASVDPAGTVLPELIRRAIAVKAEVVAADEKESALREILNYGHTLAHAIERRERYRWRHGAAVSVGLVFAAELGRLAGRLDDATAKRHRDVLMALGLPVSYEPDVLPELVEIMAGDKKTRSGVLRFVVLDGLAKPGRLEGPDPALLAAAYAEVSK is encoded by the coding sequence ATGACCGATACCACGCCGGTGACCATCGAGGTCGCCGTCGATCCGCCCTACCCGGTGATCGTGGGCACCGGCCTACTCGGCGAGCTCGGTGAGCTGCTCGGCGGCCGGCACAAGGTGGCGATCTTGCACCAGCCGGTGCTGAACCAGACCGCCGAAGCCATCCGGGCGCACCTATCTGACAAGGGCGTCGACGCCCACCGCATCGAGATCCCGGACGCCGAAGCCGGCAAGGATCTGGCCGTGGTCGGGTTCATCTGGGAAGTTCTGGGTCGCATCGGAATCGGCCGCAAGGACGCCTTGCTGAGCCTCGGCGGTGGGGCGGCGACCGATGTGGCCGGGTTCGCCGCAGCGACCTGGCTGCGCGGCGTCGACATCGTGCATGTCCCGACCACGCTGCTGGCCATGGTCGACGCCGCCGTCGGCGGCAAGACGGGGATCAACACCGAGGCGGGCAAGAACCTCGTCGGCGCCTTCCACCAGCCGGCCGGTGTCCTGGTCGACCTCGCGATGCTGGAAACGTTGCCGCGCAATGAACTCGTCGCCGGAATGGCCGAGATCGTCAAAGCGGGTTTCATCGCCGACCCCAAGATCCTTGACCTCATCGAGGCCGACCCGCAGGCCTCGGTCGACCCGGCCGGAACGGTGCTGCCCGAGCTGATCAGGCGGGCCATCGCCGTCAAAGCCGAGGTGGTGGCTGCCGACGAGAAAGAGTCGGCACTGCGCGAGATCCTCAACTACGGACACACTTTGGCGCATGCCATCGAACGCCGGGAGCGCTATCGGTGGCGCCACGGCGCGGCGGTCTCGGTGGGACTGGTGTTCGCCGCGGAGCTGGGCCGGCTGGCCGGCCGGCTCGACGACGCCACCGCCAAGCGGCACCGCGATGTGCTCATGGCGCTGGGATTGCCGGTCAGCTACGAGCCTGACGTGCTGCCCGAACTTGTCGAGATCATGGCTGGTGACAAGAAGACTCGCTCGGGGGTGCTGCGATTCGTGGTGCTCGACGGGCTGGCCAAGCCGGGACGGCTGGAAGGCCCGGACCCGGCGCTGCTGGCGGCGGCCTACGCGGAGGTGTCGAAGTGA
- the ruvX gene encoding Holliday junction resolvase RuvX, translated as MLSAQNRVPDRPGADDPGRGRRLGVDVGTVRIGVAVSDPDGILATPVETVRRERTGKHLRQLSALVAELGVVEVVVGLPRTLADRAGTSAQDAVEVADALAERIAPVPVRLADERLTTVAAQRSLREAGVRAKNQRGVIDQAAAVGILQGWLDQRRNFPAGWGYRPAEGEGESEATRGSIERNAGDDA; from the coding sequence GTGCTCTCCGCACAGAACCGTGTGCCCGACCGGCCCGGCGCAGACGATCCCGGGCGGGGTCGACGGCTCGGCGTCGACGTCGGCACTGTGCGGATCGGAGTCGCGGTCAGTGATCCGGACGGCATCCTGGCCACCCCGGTGGAGACTGTGCGACGGGAGCGAACCGGCAAGCATCTGCGGCAGCTGAGCGCCCTGGTTGCCGAGCTCGGTGTCGTCGAGGTGGTCGTCGGGCTGCCGCGCACCCTGGCCGACCGGGCCGGGACGTCGGCGCAGGATGCTGTGGAGGTGGCCGACGCGCTGGCCGAACGGATCGCGCCGGTGCCGGTCCGGCTGGCCGATGAGCGGCTGACGACGGTGGCGGCCCAGCGGTCGCTGCGAGAGGCCGGCGTACGCGCCAAAAACCAGCGCGGGGTGATCGACCAGGCCGCCGCGGTCGGGATTCTGCAGGGCTGGCTGGACCAGCGCCGCAACTTCCCGGCGGGCTGGGGGTACCGCCCGGCCGAAGGCGAGGGCGAGAGCGAAGCGACCCGGGGTTCGATTGAGAGAAACGCGGGTGACGATGCCTGA
- the aroQ gene encoding type II 3-dehydroquinate dehydratase, which produces MTTVLVLNGPNLDRLGRREPEIYGSTTYDDLVMLIETQATELGLTAVVRQSNSEGQLIDWLHAAADAGDPVILNAGALTHTSIALRDACAELKAPLLEVHISNVHAREEFRHHSYLSGVATGVIVGLGVQGYLLALRYLATLDVTLD; this is translated from the coding sequence GTGACCACTGTTCTCGTCCTCAACGGACCCAATCTCGATCGGCTGGGCCGCCGCGAACCAGAGATCTACGGCAGCACAACCTATGACGATCTGGTCATGCTGATCGAGACGCAGGCGACCGAGCTGGGCCTGACCGCGGTGGTGCGGCAGAGCAACAGCGAAGGCCAGCTGATCGACTGGCTGCACGCCGCCGCCGACGCCGGTGACCCGGTGATCCTCAACGCCGGCGCGCTGACCCACACCTCGATCGCGCTGCGGGACGCCTGCGCCGAACTGAAAGCGCCGCTGCTCGAGGTACATATCTCGAATGTGCATGCGCGCGAAGAGTTTCGGCACCACTCGTACCTCAGTGGGGTAGCCACCGGAGTGATCGTCGGGCTCGGCGTGCAGGGCTATCTGCTGGCGCTGCGTTATCTGGCCACCCTCGACGTCACCCTGGACTAG
- a CDS encoding shikimate dehydrogenase, translating into MTARKAAVLGSPVAHSQSPQLHLAAYRALGLTDWTYERIECTGDELPRLVRGFGPEWVGVSVTMPGKFAALRVADERTERAELVGSANTLVHTGHGWRADNTDIDGVAGALGHVRHLRHAIVLGSGGTAPAAIVALADLGAIEITVVARNRDKAARLLDLGRAVGVTTEFCDLAEPRLPEVAATADVLVSTIPAAAAAAYAGALAGVPVLLDAIYDPWPTLLATAVQDAGGEVISGRQMLLHQAFSQVEQFTGRPAPREQMAAALS; encoded by the coding sequence ATGACTGCGCGTAAGGCGGCGGTGCTGGGCTCGCCCGTCGCCCACTCCCAATCACCTCAGCTGCATCTGGCCGCCTATCGGGCACTGGGACTGACCGACTGGACGTATGAGCGCATCGAGTGCACGGGCGACGAGTTGCCGCGCCTGGTGCGAGGTTTCGGGCCCGAATGGGTTGGTGTCTCGGTGACCATGCCGGGCAAATTCGCCGCACTGCGCGTCGCTGATGAGCGCACCGAACGCGCCGAGCTGGTCGGTTCAGCCAACACCCTGGTCCACACCGGCCATGGCTGGCGCGCCGACAACACCGACATCGACGGGGTTGCCGGTGCGCTCGGGCACGTTCGTCACCTTCGGCATGCGATTGTGCTGGGTTCGGGCGGGACCGCGCCGGCGGCCATCGTGGCATTGGCCGACCTCGGGGCCATCGAGATCACCGTTGTCGCCCGCAACCGCGACAAGGCGGCCCGGCTGCTGGACCTCGGTAGGGCGGTCGGCGTCACCACCGAATTCTGCGACCTGGCCGAGCCGCGGCTTCCTGAGGTCGCGGCCACCGCCGACGTCCTGGTCAGCACCATTCCGGCCGCCGCGGCCGCCGCTTACGCCGGGGCGCTCGCCGGGGTTCCGGTCCTGCTGGACGCCATCTACGACCCGTGGCCCACCCTGCTGGCCACCGCCGTGCAGGACGCCGGCGGCGAAGTGATCAGCGGTCGGCAGATGCTGCTGCACCAGGCCTTCAGCCAGGTCGAACAATTCACAGGCCGCCCGGCGCCGCGAGAGCAGATGGCCGCCGCGCTGAGTTAA